A genomic segment from Nitrospira sp. encodes:
- a CDS encoding Cell-division-associated, ABC-transporter-like signaling protein FtsX has protein sequence MRRLRYLFQEALANVLTNRTTTMVAVATTAFTFACVGVFLLLYVNLRAMALSLEQDIQVMVYLHDDVTGQATTEIEQQLKADRAIASLAFVSKEQALTDFQAQFPGESHLLQGLGRNPLPASFVVTLTAESRSSDAMRRWADRAQLIPGVGQVQYNQEWVEVLAGMVRYIEAAAIIVGIILSAASVTIIANTIRLALYSRREEIDILNLIGASRTFIRVPYLLEGAALGLLGSALSLVILKAGFELFRHEIRSASRFLGVETLLTFFPLEMCVVLVFVGLFLGCAGSFLSLLRFGEGRA, from the coding sequence ATGAGACGCCTCCGGTACCTGTTCCAGGAGGCGTTGGCCAATGTGTTGACGAATCGGACGACCACGATGGTCGCGGTGGCGACGACCGCCTTCACGTTCGCCTGCGTCGGGGTCTTCCTGCTGCTCTATGTGAATCTGCGGGCCATGGCCCTGTCCCTCGAACAGGACATCCAGGTCATGGTGTACTTGCATGACGACGTGACCGGTCAGGCGACGACCGAGATCGAACAGCAGCTGAAGGCTGATCGAGCGATTGCGTCGCTGGCCTTCGTCTCCAAAGAACAGGCGCTGACGGATTTTCAGGCGCAGTTCCCGGGCGAGTCGCATCTTCTGCAGGGCCTCGGCCGAAACCCCTTGCCGGCTTCGTTTGTGGTGACCCTGACCGCGGAATCCCGCTCGTCCGATGCGATGCGGCGTTGGGCTGACCGCGCGCAGTTGATCCCCGGTGTCGGACAGGTTCAATATAACCAAGAATGGGTCGAGGTCCTGGCCGGCATGGTGCGATACATCGAAGCCGCCGCCATTATCGTCGGGATCATTCTATCTGCAGCCTCGGTCACGATCATTGCGAACACCATCCGCCTGGCGCTCTATTCGCGCCGAGAAGAAATCGACATTTTGAACCTGATCGGCGCGAGTCGGACCTTTATCCGTGTTCCCTATCTGCTTGAAGGGGCGGCTTTGGGCTTGCTCGGCAGCGCCCTCTCGCTGGTGATCTTGAAAGCCGGCTTCGAGCTGTTCCGTCATGAAATCCGCTCCGCCAGCCGATTTCTGGGAGTGGAGACATTGCTCACTTTTTTTCCGTTGGAGATGTGTGTCGTGTTGGTATTTGTGGGGTTGTTTCTGGGCTGTGCCGGCAGCTTCCTCTCGCTGTTGCGCTTCGGAGAGGGGCGCGCATGA
- a CDS encoding Murein hydrolase activator EnvC encodes MTGMVWGFILLGIHAALWTVPASGFAERKDSYADKIEQEKKTLEKLRGTIVEKRKMSDEAEKKRESILQGLQSLDERLVRYRQEHQEIRKKLKKKDREIEQMSVQLSRLSEHIDERQDAIAARLRVQYIEGRFWHLKTLLAAGSSGDFQRRLRYLSAVSQREYDIVEHYRKDAERIAEVERTREEARQGMLAYKASTEQKLAQIQGLKKEKRVYLAKITQEKESHDRAVEELERSAVRVDSLLKELETRRRAMATRPPSAAGGLRALRGTLLWPTDGQVVSHFGRQKHPTFNTYIQRKGIEIRAAEGSNIRSVLAGQVVYADWLKGYGLVIIIDHANGVFSLYAHASKILTSVGARIEAGEAIGETGDTGMTGENTLYFELREGAEPVDPLAWLSKR; translated from the coding sequence ATGACAGGGATGGTCTGGGGATTCATCCTGCTGGGCATCCATGCGGCCTTGTGGACCGTTCCGGCTTCGGGATTTGCGGAACGCAAGGATTCCTATGCGGATAAGATCGAACAGGAAAAGAAGACGCTGGAAAAGCTGCGAGGCACGATCGTCGAAAAACGCAAGATGTCGGACGAAGCGGAGAAAAAACGCGAGTCGATCCTTCAGGGCCTGCAGTCGCTGGACGAGAGGTTGGTTCGCTATCGGCAAGAACATCAGGAGATCCGGAAGAAGCTCAAGAAAAAGGACCGGGAAATCGAGCAGATGAGCGTACAGTTGAGTCGGCTTTCGGAGCATATCGATGAACGACAGGATGCCATTGCCGCCCGGTTGCGCGTCCAGTACATCGAAGGGCGGTTCTGGCATCTGAAAACGCTGCTCGCGGCCGGATCTTCCGGGGATTTCCAACGACGACTTCGGTATCTGTCCGCGGTGTCCCAGCGTGAATACGACATTGTGGAGCACTACCGGAAAGACGCCGAACGGATCGCCGAGGTCGAGCGGACCCGTGAGGAGGCCCGGCAGGGCATGTTGGCCTATAAGGCCAGTACGGAACAGAAACTAGCGCAGATTCAGGGGCTCAAGAAGGAAAAACGAGTCTATCTGGCGAAGATTACGCAGGAAAAAGAATCTCACGATCGGGCGGTTGAGGAACTGGAACGTTCCGCTGTCCGGGTGGACAGTTTGTTGAAGGAACTGGAGACTCGTCGACGGGCGATGGCGACCCGTCCTCCTTCCGCGGCCGGAGGGCTCAGGGCCTTGCGAGGGACACTCCTCTGGCCGACCGACGGGCAAGTCGTGTCGCACTTCGGTCGGCAGAAACACCCGACCTTCAATACCTATATTCAGCGAAAGGGGATTGAGATTCGTGCGGCAGAAGGGAGTAATATACGGTCGGTCTTGGCGGGCCAGGTTGTCTACGCGGACTGGTTGAAAGGCTACGGACTCGTTATAATCATAGATCATGCCAATGGAGTCTTTTCGCTCTACGCCCACGCATCGAAAATTCTGACGTCCGTCGGGGCTCGGATCGAAGCAGGGGAAGCGATCGGTGAAACGGGAGACACTGGTATGACGGGTGAGAATACGCTCTATTTTGAGTTGCGCGAGGGAGCCGAACCGGTGGATCCCCTGGCGTGGCTTTCGAAACGGTAG
- a CDS encoding carboxyl-terminal protease, with protein MEQRRSRRWLYLLLMVTMALGIGLVVEKGLERTGHASETYEELRTFSEVLTQVQKHYVDETKVKDLVQGAIRGMLSTLDPHSAYMTPDMYKEMQVETKGEFGGVGIQIGVKENRLAVIAPIEGTPAHRAGIKAGDYITKVNDEPTKDLTLMDAVQKMRGPKGTKVNLTIQRDGTTDPLAFSLVRDTIKIESVKFKVLDNTIGYVRLTQFQEATGRDLSRALKQFKEQKVQGTILDLRNNPGGLLTAAVDVSEQFVGNGKLIVYTKGREGKKDEWFSKTKETLEDSPMIILVNEGSASASEIVAGALQDWGRAVIVGTTSFGKGSVQTILPLGDGSGLRLTTAKYYTPKGRSIQSTGITPDIVVKLQAQTVAKTGEKDGKEADPKTAKIPAAGKDQPAPPKSGEDPGHKNGAAPAAEIGGDISLDDDVQLQKAVELLKTWKIFKELRPS; from the coding sequence ATGGAACAGCGGCGGAGCCGACGGTGGTTATATCTCTTGCTGATGGTGACGATGGCCCTGGGGATCGGCCTTGTGGTGGAAAAGGGCTTGGAGCGGACCGGTCACGCCTCCGAGACCTACGAAGAGCTCCGGACCTTCTCCGAGGTCTTGACGCAGGTGCAGAAACACTACGTTGATGAGACGAAGGTGAAGGATTTGGTTCAGGGTGCGATCCGCGGAATGCTGTCGACCCTGGACCCGCACTCGGCCTACATGACACCGGATATGTATAAAGAAATGCAGGTCGAGACCAAAGGCGAGTTCGGCGGGGTGGGAATTCAGATCGGCGTGAAGGAGAACCGGTTGGCCGTCATCGCTCCCATCGAAGGAACACCGGCCCACCGAGCCGGAATCAAGGCCGGTGATTACATCACCAAGGTGAACGATGAACCTACCAAAGACCTGACGTTGATGGATGCGGTGCAGAAAATGCGCGGTCCGAAAGGCACCAAGGTCAACCTCACCATTCAACGGGATGGGACGACGGACCCCCTGGCATTCTCCCTGGTGCGGGATACCATCAAGATTGAAAGCGTCAAGTTCAAGGTCCTCGACAACACGATCGGGTATGTGAGATTGACGCAGTTCCAGGAGGCGACGGGGAGGGACTTGAGTCGGGCGCTGAAGCAATTCAAGGAGCAGAAGGTCCAAGGCACGATCCTCGACCTGCGGAACAACCCCGGTGGATTGCTGACGGCGGCGGTGGATGTCTCCGAACAGTTCGTCGGCAACGGAAAGCTCATCGTCTACACCAAGGGCCGCGAGGGGAAAAAAGATGAATGGTTCTCCAAGACCAAGGAGACCTTGGAAGATTCCCCGATGATCATTCTGGTAAACGAAGGGTCTGCCAGTGCGTCGGAGATCGTGGCCGGAGCCTTACAGGATTGGGGACGAGCCGTCATTGTCGGGACCACCTCGTTCGGCAAGGGGTCCGTGCAGACGATCCTGCCGTTGGGCGACGGATCAGGACTCCGGCTGACGACCGCCAAGTACTATACGCCGAAGGGCCGTTCGATCCAGTCGACCGGGATCACCCCGGACATCGTGGTGAAACTGCAGGCGCAGACGGTGGCGAAGACGGGGGAGAAAGACGGCAAAGAGGCGGACCCGAAGACGGCGAAAATTCCCGCGGCGGGAAAGGACCAGCCGGCTCCTCCAAAGTCGGGTGAAGATCCCGGTCACAAGAACGGCGCCGCACCGGCAGCCGAGATCGGCGGGGACATCTCGCTCGATGACGATGTCCAACTTCAAAAGGCGGTCGAGTTGCTGAAGACCTGGAAGATCTTCAAGGAGCTTCGTCCGTCTTGA
- a CDS encoding DNA polymerase X family — protein MNERTRTLAQIFRATADLLAARRANPYRVRAYRKAADSIMAAPEDLADLAARHQLQEIPGIGRDLAEKIEEFLATGTIRAYDELKTPLPEEVAGWTSLPGLSDALVSYLYFRLNIRTLSDLETLVASHLLRTQPGFTGSEEALLAAIRRRHKTDSVKTDEAP, from the coding sequence ATGAACGAGCGTACCCGAACCTTGGCCCAGATCTTTCGTGCAACGGCGGACCTGCTGGCTGCCCGACGCGCCAATCCCTATCGCGTACGTGCGTACAGGAAGGCGGCCGATTCAATCATGGCCGCACCGGAAGATCTGGCCGACCTCGCAGCGCGGCATCAACTTCAGGAGATTCCTGGAATCGGACGCGACCTGGCTGAAAAAATCGAGGAGTTTCTCGCAACGGGAACGATTCGCGCCTACGACGAACTCAAGACCCCGTTGCCTGAAGAAGTGGCCGGCTGGACGTCTTTGCCGGGACTGTCCGACGCGCTGGTGAGTTATCTCTACTTCCGGCTGAACATTCGCACGCTGTCCGACCTGGAAACCCTGGTTGCGTCCCATCTCTTGAGGACACAACCAGGATTTACGGGATCGGAAGAAGCGTTGCTTGCAGCCATCCGCCGACGGCACAAAACCGATTCCGTCAAGACGGACGAAGCTCCTTGA
- a CDS encoding Sulfur carrier protein ThiS, with protein sequence MTIQVNGESRGVGEGQTVATLLRDLDIRADRVAVELNLEIVDRNDFESRSLREGDRVEILSFIGGGAE encoded by the coding sequence GTGACGATCCAGGTCAATGGCGAATCACGCGGAGTCGGCGAAGGGCAGACGGTGGCCACCTTGCTGCGTGACCTGGACATTCGAGCCGATCGTGTCGCAGTCGAACTCAATCTGGAAATAGTGGATCGGAACGATTTCGAGAGCCGGAGTCTCCGCGAGGGGGACCGGGTGGAAATATTAAGCTTCATCGGTGGTGGAGCGGAGTAA
- a CDS encoding Thiazole synthase has protein sequence MDTINDRLVIAGREFKSRLWVGTGKYKNFVETKKAIDASGADVVTVAVRRVNITDRSKENLLDYLDPKQYIILPNTAGCYTVEDAVRYARLARAAGVSDLVKLEVLGDEKTLFPDTAGLIEAAKILIKEGFIVLPYTNDDPIVAKKLVDIGCPAVMPLAAPIGSGLGIRNPYNLKIIMETVKVPIIVDAGVGTASDAALAMEYGADAVLMNTAIAGARDPLAMAEAMKYAVWAGRLAYKAGRIPRKLYATASSPIEGML, from the coding sequence ATGGATACGATCAACGATCGTTTGGTCATTGCCGGCCGGGAATTCAAGTCGCGTTTGTGGGTCGGTACGGGCAAATATAAGAATTTCGTGGAGACCAAAAAGGCGATCGATGCGTCCGGTGCGGATGTCGTGACGGTTGCGGTGCGCCGGGTGAATATCACGGATCGTTCCAAGGAAAATCTCCTGGACTATCTCGATCCGAAACAATACATCATCCTGCCGAATACGGCCGGCTGTTATACGGTGGAAGACGCCGTGCGTTATGCCCGGTTGGCGCGGGCTGCCGGTGTGTCCGATTTGGTGAAACTGGAAGTGCTGGGCGACGAAAAGACCCTGTTCCCCGACACGGCCGGATTGATCGAGGCGGCGAAGATCCTCATCAAAGAAGGATTCATCGTCCTGCCCTATACGAACGACGACCCGATCGTCGCCAAGAAATTGGTGGATATCGGTTGTCCCGCCGTCATGCCATTGGCCGCGCCCATCGGGTCCGGTCTTGGGATTCGGAATCCCTACAACCTCAAGATCATCATGGAAACCGTCAAGGTACCGATCATCGTGGACGCCGGTGTCGGGACTGCTTCCGATGCCGCACTGGCGATGGAATACGGTGCGGATGCCGTGCTCATGAACACCGCCATCGCCGGTGCGCGGGACCCCCTGGCGATGGCCGAAGCCATGAAATACGCCGTCTGGGCCGGCCGCCTGGCCTACAAGGCCGGCCGTATACCTCGTAAACTCTACGCCACTGCCAGCAGCCCCATCGAGGGAATGCTGTAA
- a CDS encoding Thiazole tautomerase TenI — MPSVDFRLYLVTDRHQTAGRPLLSVVGRAVRAGVRAVQLRERDLTARQLLALATGFLQEIPKVELFINDRVDLALALPFHGVHLRESSLPTSVVRSTLRPQQLLGRSVHSIDGAVVAERQGADFVVLGPIYDTPSKRAYGPPLGLRVLEEAARQIRVPIFAIGGITAARAREVRQAGGFGIAVMSSILSAPNVEQATEALVAAIEVAR; from the coding sequence ATGCCTTCCGTCGATTTCCGTCTGTACTTGGTCACCGATCGTCATCAGACCGCCGGGCGTCCGCTCTTGTCGGTGGTCGGTCGCGCCGTCCGCGCCGGTGTACGCGCCGTGCAGTTGCGTGAACGTGATTTGACGGCCCGCCAATTGCTCGCTCTGGCGACAGGCTTTCTACAGGAGATACCGAAGGTCGAATTGTTCATCAACGACCGTGTCGATCTGGCGTTGGCGCTGCCGTTCCATGGAGTGCATTTGCGCGAGAGCAGCTTGCCGACTTCGGTGGTGCGAAGTACGCTGCGGCCACAACAATTGCTCGGACGGTCCGTTCACTCCATCGATGGCGCGGTGGTCGCGGAACGACAGGGGGCGGATTTTGTGGTGTTGGGTCCGATCTACGACACGCCGTCGAAGCGAGCATACGGACCGCCGCTCGGGCTGCGGGTACTTGAAGAGGCGGCGAGACAGATTCGGGTGCCGATCTTTGCAATCGGTGGAATCACCGCCGCACGTGCGCGCGAAGTGCGGCAAGCGGGCGGGTTCGGCATCGCGGTGATGTCGTCGATTTTGAGTGCGCCGAACGTGGAACAGGCGACCGAAGCACTGGTTGCCGCGATCGAGGTCGCGCGATGA
- a CDS encoding Bacterial proteasome-activating AAA-ATPase (PAN), translated as MAESKGSSGRLRSLRDSVKRITKSLSDGDGVVTHKNDEHVREVEKLRIQIQSMEEEIRRLYQSRYQLEQATKQNEKLVATLQEAKSQIEALRAEVEKLTAPPSTYGIFSSLDTDGTGNVYVSGRKMKVSLHPSIKAKDLRKGQEVILNEALNVIEARGFDVQGEVVRLKDVLEGNRALVTLHFDEEKVAELGEPLLSERLSVGDHLLYDPRSGCVIEKLPKSEAEELVLEEVPDVDYEHIGGLQKEIEQVRDAVELPFLYPHVFSDYKLSAPKGVLLYGPPGCGKTLIAKAVASSIAKKLGHLKDKQLRSYFLHVKGPELLSKYVGESERQVREVFKKAKERADDGHPVIVFFDEMDALFRTRGTGISSDIESTIVPQFLSEIDGVERLNNVIVIGASNRQDLIDPAVLRAGRLDVKVKVGRPDAVAARDIFSKYVTTDLPFADDDLKRHGGDARALVDSLMNTTVEAMYAMSDENKFIEVTYANGEKEVLYFKDFASGALIEGIVSRAKKYAVKRAIAQEGTGLRAEDLVRAIREEFKEHEDLPNTTNPDDWAKVAGKKGEKIVHLRTISGGPAESRQIETVNTGHYL; from the coding sequence ATGGCCGAATCAAAGGGGAGTTCAGGCCGACTCCGGTCCTTACGTGATTCCGTCAAGCGCATCACCAAGTCACTTTCTGACGGAGATGGGGTCGTGACTCACAAAAACGACGAACATGTGCGCGAAGTCGAAAAGCTTCGCATCCAAATCCAGTCGATGGAGGAGGAGATCCGACGGCTCTATCAGTCACGATACCAGCTTGAGCAAGCGACGAAGCAAAACGAAAAACTCGTCGCGACCCTCCAAGAAGCCAAATCTCAGATTGAGGCGTTGCGAGCCGAAGTCGAAAAACTGACCGCTCCTCCCTCAACCTACGGAATCTTCTCCAGCCTGGATACCGACGGGACCGGGAACGTGTACGTGTCCGGGCGCAAGATGAAGGTCAGTCTCCATCCTTCCATCAAAGCGAAGGACCTCCGCAAGGGCCAGGAAGTCATCCTTAATGAAGCGTTGAACGTCATCGAAGCACGCGGGTTCGACGTGCAGGGAGAAGTCGTCCGGTTGAAGGACGTGTTGGAGGGCAACAGGGCGTTGGTGACGTTGCATTTCGATGAGGAAAAGGTCGCGGAACTCGGCGAACCCCTGTTGAGCGAGCGGCTGAGCGTCGGGGATCATTTGCTGTACGATCCCCGTTCGGGCTGCGTGATCGAAAAACTCCCGAAGTCGGAAGCAGAGGAACTGGTCCTGGAGGAAGTGCCGGATGTGGATTACGAACACATCGGGGGACTCCAGAAAGAAATCGAGCAGGTCCGCGACGCGGTCGAGTTGCCGTTCCTTTATCCGCACGTTTTCTCGGATTACAAGCTGAGCGCACCGAAGGGCGTCTTGCTCTATGGCCCGCCAGGCTGCGGGAAGACCTTGATCGCCAAGGCCGTCGCCAGTTCGATCGCGAAGAAGCTCGGCCATCTCAAGGACAAGCAGCTGCGCAGCTATTTCCTCCATGTGAAGGGGCCCGAACTACTGAGCAAGTATGTGGGAGAATCGGAGCGGCAGGTGCGAGAAGTCTTCAAGAAGGCGAAGGAACGGGCCGACGACGGCCATCCGGTGATCGTCTTCTTCGATGAAATGGATGCGCTCTTCCGTACGCGCGGTACCGGCATTTCATCCGACATCGAGTCCACCATCGTGCCGCAGTTTCTGTCGGAGATCGATGGAGTGGAGCGGCTGAACAACGTGATCGTCATCGGTGCCAGCAACCGGCAAGATTTGATCGATCCGGCCGTGTTGCGCGCCGGTCGGCTGGATGTAAAGGTCAAGGTCGGTCGTCCGGATGCCGTCGCGGCGCGGGATATCTTCTCCAAATACGTGACGACCGACCTGCCGTTCGCCGATGACGACCTGAAGCGGCATGGCGGGGATGCCCGAGCGCTCGTCGATTCGCTCATGAACACGACCGTCGAGGCCATGTATGCCATGTCGGACGAGAATAAGTTCATCGAAGTGACCTACGCGAACGGCGAGAAGGAAGTGCTCTATTTTAAGGATTTTGCCAGCGGTGCCTTGATCGAGGGCATCGTGTCGCGCGCCAAAAAATATGCGGTGAAGCGGGCGATCGCTCAAGAGGGAACCGGCCTGCGGGCCGAGGATCTGGTGCGGGCGATCCGTGAAGAATTCAAGGAGCATGAAGATTTGCCCAACACCACCAATCCGGACGATTGGGCGAAAGTTGCCGGCAAGAAGGGTGAGAAGATCGTCCATCTTCGGACGATCAGCGGCGGGCCGGCGGAGTCCCGTCAAATCGAAACGGTCAACACCGGGCACTATCTGTAA
- a CDS encoding proteasome accessory factor PafA2 family protein codes for MQESHSHNLSRVLGTETEFGIASRDPNAADPVANSIHLIGYYPNLPAPHAVWDYENENPLLDARGFEVDGERERPGPDYNRQLNKVLANGGRLYVDGAHPEYSTPECTNAREVVAFERVGERIVAQALEGITKARGREQFVLYKNNSDGKGNSYGYHENYLVSRAVSFERITQVLTPFLVTRLIYAGSGKVGAENQTSPVEYQISQRADFFETLVDLNTMVRRPIINTRDEPHSDSGKYRRLHVIVGDANMAELSTYLKVGALSMVLDLLEAGADLPRISLADPVGAIKQVSRDVQIKESLKLADGTATTAIAVQRAYLKAAQDFYACHELSQVTKDVLVRWEDVLDRLERDPRSLVRELDWVAKRYLIESYMERKSCGWDDSRVRLMDLQYHDVRPDRGLYYTLERSHMIERVVLDHEIARAEFTPPVGTRAYFRGQCVKKYPSAVYGASWTSVLFDIGQNKIKRIPLMEPLRGTESLTGELLAQAETAVALLAKLST; via the coding sequence ATGCAAGAATCTCATTCGCACAACCTGTCCCGTGTCCTCGGCACGGAGACGGAATTCGGTATCGCCAGCCGTGATCCGAACGCAGCGGATCCGGTCGCCAATTCAATCCATTTGATCGGCTACTATCCGAACCTACCGGCACCCCACGCGGTGTGGGATTACGAAAACGAAAATCCTTTGCTGGACGCGCGCGGGTTCGAGGTGGACGGAGAACGGGAACGGCCGGGGCCCGATTACAATCGGCAGCTCAACAAAGTACTGGCCAACGGCGGCCGGCTCTATGTCGATGGGGCGCACCCCGAGTATTCGACTCCGGAATGTACCAACGCCAGGGAAGTGGTGGCGTTTGAACGGGTCGGCGAACGCATCGTTGCGCAGGCGCTGGAAGGCATCACCAAGGCACGGGGTCGCGAGCAGTTCGTCCTGTACAAGAACAATTCCGACGGCAAGGGGAACAGTTACGGATACCACGAGAACTACCTGGTGTCGCGCGCGGTGTCGTTCGAGCGGATCACGCAGGTACTCACTCCCTTCCTCGTCACCCGGCTCATTTATGCCGGATCGGGCAAGGTGGGGGCGGAGAATCAGACCAGCCCCGTCGAGTACCAGATTTCGCAGCGGGCCGACTTCTTCGAAACCCTCGTCGATCTCAACACCATGGTCAGGCGGCCGATCATCAACACGCGCGACGAGCCACATTCCGACTCGGGAAAATATCGTCGCCTCCATGTGATCGTCGGCGATGCCAACATGGCAGAACTCTCGACCTACCTCAAGGTCGGTGCCTTGTCGATGGTGCTGGATTTGCTGGAAGCCGGAGCGGACCTGCCCCGCATCAGCCTGGCGGATCCGGTCGGCGCCATCAAACAGGTATCCCGGGATGTGCAGATCAAGGAATCCCTCAAATTGGCCGATGGAACCGCCACGACCGCGATCGCGGTGCAGCGTGCCTACCTCAAGGCTGCCCAGGACTTTTATGCCTGCCATGAACTCAGCCAGGTCACGAAAGATGTATTGGTGCGCTGGGAGGATGTCCTCGACCGGTTGGAGCGGGACCCGCGTTCGTTGGTGCGGGAATTGGACTGGGTGGCCAAACGGTATTTGATCGAATCCTATATGGAGCGTAAGTCCTGTGGCTGGGACGATTCGCGCGTCCGTTTGATGGATCTCCAATATCACGACGTCCGCCCCGACCGAGGGCTGTACTATACGCTGGAACGCAGCCATATGATCGAGCGCGTGGTGCTGGACCATGAGATCGCGCGGGCTGAGTTCACTCCGCCGGTCGGAACGCGGGCCTATTTCCGAGGCCAGTGTGTCAAGAAGTACCCGAGCGCCGTCTACGGGGCGAGTTGGACGTCCGTGTTGTTCGATATCGGGCAGAACAAGATCAAGCGGATTCCCTTGATGGAACCCCTGCGTGGGACCGAATCTCTGACGGGGGAACTCCTGGCTCAAGCGGAGACCGCCGTCGCGCTGCTCGCAAAACTTTCGACCTGA
- a CDS encoding Proteasome subunit beta, bacterial, translating into MKQGPFLPHHQGSSFFDFLTRYYPELTPCSNEIAARLLSLSHDVSRIGTVSVPQGTTVLALKYRDGAIIAGDRRATEGFQIADRRIEKVFRIDEYSAMAIAGAAGPCIEMAKLFQTELEHYEKLEGMQLSCEGKANKLGQMVKANLPMVFQGLVVMPLYVGYDLMRKEGRIFKYDITGGRYEESDHHSIGSGGKDARNTMREHYRPGLSEEEALRVGLLALYNAADEDVGTGGPDLVRGIFPTAKIVSNAGLVDVPEARVRVLYETMIAERRRS; encoded by the coding sequence ATGAAACAGGGTCCGTTCCTTCCACATCACCAGGGGTCCAGTTTCTTCGACTTCCTCACACGCTACTATCCGGAGTTGACGCCCTGCTCGAACGAGATCGCCGCCCGGCTCCTGTCCTTGTCTCATGATGTGAGTCGCATCGGAACCGTCTCGGTGCCGCAGGGGACGACGGTGTTGGCCCTGAAGTATCGCGATGGGGCGATCATTGCGGGAGACCGCCGTGCCACGGAGGGTTTTCAAATCGCCGACCGTCGCATTGAAAAGGTGTTTCGCATTGACGAGTATTCCGCCATGGCGATCGCCGGGGCGGCCGGACCCTGCATCGAGATGGCCAAGTTGTTTCAGACCGAACTCGAACATTACGAGAAGCTGGAGGGTATGCAACTCTCCTGCGAAGGCAAGGCCAACAAGTTGGGGCAGATGGTGAAGGCCAATCTGCCGATGGTGTTCCAGGGGTTGGTCGTCATGCCGCTGTATGTCGGGTACGATCTGATGAGGAAGGAAGGCCGTATTTTCAAGTACGACATCACGGGTGGCCGTTATGAAGAATCGGATCACCACTCCATCGGGTCCGGTGGCAAGGACGCCCGCAACACCATGCGCGAACATTACAGGCCTGGGCTTTCGGAAGAGGAGGCCCTCCGGGTCGGGCTGTTGGCGTTGTACAACGCGGCGGATGAGGATGTGGGAACCGGGGGCCCCGATCTGGTTCGCGGCATCTTTCCGACGGCGAAGATCGTCAGCAACGCCGGCCTTGTCGATGTGCCGGAAGCGCGGGTCCGTGTCCTGTACGAAACCATGATCGCCGAACGAAGGAGATCCTAG
- a CDS encoding Proteasome subunit alpha, bacterial produces the protein MPLPYYVSPEQMMQDKAEYAKKGIAKGRSIIALEYVDGILLAADNPSSSLHKVSEVYDRIAFAGAGKYSEFEHLRKAGIRHADLTGYMYSREDVSARTLSNAYSQSLGTAFSQDVKPLEVEILVVQVGGQGQANEIYRISFDGSIVDEKSFAVIGGRSEAVQQYLREHATAQPPTLKDGLRRCLAALEQVANQKIPSENLEAAVLDRSRLGRKFRRLSGIDIAQLFA, from the coding sequence ATGCCGTTACCCTACTACGTCTCGCCCGAGCAAATGATGCAGGACAAGGCGGAGTATGCCAAGAAAGGCATTGCCAAGGGACGCTCGATCATTGCCCTGGAGTATGTCGATGGTATTCTGCTGGCGGCCGACAACCCCAGTTCTTCACTGCATAAGGTCTCCGAAGTGTACGACCGTATCGCCTTTGCCGGAGCCGGCAAGTACAGCGAGTTCGAGCACCTCAGGAAGGCGGGTATCCGCCATGCCGACCTGACCGGCTACATGTACAGTCGTGAAGACGTCAGCGCCCGTACACTGTCCAATGCCTATTCGCAGAGCTTGGGGACGGCCTTCAGCCAAGATGTCAAACCGCTGGAAGTGGAGATCCTCGTGGTGCAGGTCGGAGGACAGGGTCAGGCGAATGAAATCTATCGCATCTCGTTCGACGGAAGCATTGTCGATGAGAAGAGCTTCGCGGTCATCGGCGGGCGGTCGGAAGCCGTGCAGCAATATCTGCGGGAACATGCCACGGCGCAACCCCCGACGCTCAAGGACGGTCTCAGGCGCTGCCTTGCCGCCTTGGAGCAGGTCGCGAATCAAAAAATTCCTTCAGAAAATCTCGAAGCGGCCGTACTGGACAGGAGCCGTCTCGGGCGGAAGTTCAGACGGCTGAGTGGCATCGATATCG